The stretch of DNA TCTGCCGCAAAAGGAGCCAACCAAGATATTCGTAGACAATAAGTCAGCAATAGCTTTGGCAAAGAACCCAGTCTTCCATGATCGAAGTAAGCACATTGATACACGCTATCACTATATTAGAGAGTGTGTCTCTAACAATGATGTGAAGTTGGAGTACGTGAAGACAGATGACCAAGTAGCTGATATCTTCACCAAGCCTCTCAAGCGTGAACACTTTGTCAAGTTAAGATATTTACTTGGAGTAGCAAAATCAAGTTTAAGGGGGAgtgttgaatatgtaaattgattttgggtttgttaATTTTGGGCCTTAGGAATTTTAAGCCCAAACTTAGTAATAAGTAGTAAGTCTAAAGAATGTTCTAGAGATATGTAGAAATAACTAGTAGAAGTTATAATATGTAGTAGTAGAGAGAAGTGTGTAGAAGTCTCTCATAGAATTATGTAGAACTCTCTCTTAGAAGTATGTAGAAGAGTCTCTAGGAGTATgtagaactctcccttgaagactataaatagggGAGAGGTAGTCATTTTTAAATCAagccaaaaattacaaacactcaataatataagtagaattcccttccaacaagtttcatatcctcTCTCAAATTATTTAAACACTTTCTCCACCTATTAAAGCTTCCTTCCAACAATATTAACAGTAGTCTTCAATTATGGGGTGTTTTATGCCAAACTctatgtataaataaatataagattcAACCTACTAGAAAGAAAGGCTTACCGATGCCACTGAGCAGTCATGCGGTTGATCCCTATCACGCATAGGATCTAATTGTATTTGTGCTTTGGAAGTGGAAGATGATCCCTTCACACATTCTTCAAAAATACCAATGAAGTTTGGTAATTCAGAGAGCTCCAATTCAGTTAGTGAAACCAGTTCAACATGTTGAGATTGACCAAACACATATTGCAATCCATCACATTTTCTTATTCTGATAGCTTCTAGTGCTGGAAGGTCTTTAGCAGAGAGGAAAGGTAGTATAGAAATTAACATAGGGCAATTCTTAAGTGTGATTCTCTTTAGATTGCAGAGGTTTAGCTTACCATTGAATAGTTGTTCCAAATTTTCCATGTTTTCCAGTTCTAGTACAACCAAGTTGGACAAGATCGGTACATGAGAACCAATGGTGTCAATGAGGCACCGTAGTTGTGAAATCCGACCCAAATGAAGTTCAACAAGATCATTCATACCGTGTTCTAAAGGAAAAATCTCAGGCATGAGATTTCTCCATTCCCCCTTAATTCCTTCTAGAAAAAGAGCCTCTGCTGTTTGCATGCAGTACTTGAGTGTTCCTTTTGAAAATTGACACTTTTCATCACCACAAAACACAACATATTTGGAAAACCTGGATTGTCCTTCCGAATAAAAGGAACTTCTACCATTGATATGATATCTTTTCAACTCAGGTAAGGCTATTTCCttacaaaattcattgaaaCTATATTTGAAATACAACTCTTCAAGTGATGAGCATCTTTTAACACTACTACAATTTTGAGTTATTATAGCGCcaatttaatagcgcttttttaAAAAGCGCTCTTAAAAGGTAAGACGGAGCCCCTATAATAGCACTTTAAGAAGAAACGCTATTAAAGCCTGGAATTTAAGGACGATATAACAACGCTTTTGTTAAAAGCGCTATCATAATTACGAATGCGGAACATTATTATAGCTCTTTAGGAGAAGCGCTATTAAATTTGATAGCctataatagcacttttgacaAAAGCGCTataataaaaagaattaaaaaatagaaattcgCTACTAGTGAGTGTCGAACCTTTGACCTcttggtagttttttttttttttttgttagaaataggaaagaataaaataaaacaaaaataaattaaatacatctTCAGATTTCACGATGGACCTCCATCTTCTTTCCGTTGAACTCCATCTCGTTTCAACCCAGCACCTCAATCTCCATTGAACCCTAAATCCTTAGTTCCTTTGTTTCGACTCAATACCTCCAGAAAGAACCCACCGTTGAACCCTAAATTCTTGCTATGAATACCTCTGTTTCCCTCACGCCCTTCTTTTATCGTATATGTTTTAGGTTGTTACGCGAAAGGCAAAGAATCAACATACCTGGAAAGGCTAGCTTTGGGGAAATTCGTGTTGCTTTGCAGGTGCTCAAAGTAATTTCAATTTCtctatgtaatttaatttttaagattaAACTCTTGtgggatttttttaattaatttttaatggtttttttaGGAATAGGGTTTATCTGTATGCAGGCCAAAATGGTTGAATTAACTTTAAAGTTCCACAAAACAAGATGGTTAGTGTGAATTTTACTAAgtctattttgttttattgttgttgtgtttgtttttgaaGAAGCATTATCTTAGTTAGTGTCAACCTTAATGGGTTGGAATTAATTTTGATCCTTGTTGTGGTGGTTGTTTTTGAAGAAGCATTATCTTAGTGTAAATTTTATTCAGTTGGAATTGAATTTGACCCTTGTTTCCCTTTGATCCTAAGTGCTTTATCTGTTGgaattttagttgtgttttTGTTATATAGTTATTATCTACAAAAATTGTGTGAATCTCTGTAAACCTTGGAAAAAATATGTTTTGAGAGTTTAACGGACAAGAGCAAGCTCGATGGGCAGCCAGAATTGTTTATCTGATTCCACATCATTCTTGACAAGACATAACACTCTAACCATTGTTGACAATGGTATTGGCATGACCAAGGCTGGTTGGATGAGATATTTTCAGCATACaacttaaattttgttttattttaatgtaggatttttaatttaatcattTCTAATGTTTCTTATGGGTTACTTATGTTGATTCTTGTAGATTTGGTCAACAACTCTGGTATAATTGCACCTAGCCGGCGTCGTTATTTCATACCATAACTTGTAGGTCACGTGTTACATTGATCTATAATTTGTAGTTTTTCTTGTcttagaatttcacttttatttGAAAAACGGAAGAAAATGTTCATCTTGATCTTTCAAATGCAAGCAGAATTGATATGCAAAAACATGGTTGGGAAGAACCTACAATTGATTCAAAGCAACAGTGAAGAAAAGGAGGACCTGGTATCTGTTCAAGAATATGTAGAAGCTAAGGAAGCTATTCTAACCTGATCAACTGATGCAAATGAGGTAATTGATGTAAAATTTGCAATAGTTAATAATCTGGTATCGAATTATAACAAATGAGTTCCCTCTTGCTAGTTGGTTACGTTTATACTTctatggttttttttctttcatcatattcatgcatatataattCAAAAACTGAGCATAGAAGATGCATTCAGCAGATGGAACTACTAGATTGTTGCAATGAACAAgtagtttttcttttatcacttctttttcttgCATTTGTATGAACATACAAGGGACTCCTAAAAATCCTACGTCTTTTCATTTATGCAAACATCTTGGTCTTCTAATATGAATGGTCCTTAGTGTTGTCAAATGTGTATCGCAAATAGCAGTTTGGTCAAATTCTGCCACACAGCAATGTTATAGCTATTGTTTGAcatcattttgtaaaataactTATCCTGAGCACAAGATATTGATTGTATTGAGtatattcttaatttttcaGGGACTTCTTGAAAACATGAGAGGTACTGCTGACTTGGTTTGGAAAATGGCAGAGGAGTGTGCTTAGGTTAATTTTAGTTTGATTGCTTTGGTGTTTTGAACTCATCAGCTGGTTGCAGGAAATGGTATGCTGGGAGCTTATTGTACTTAACACCTTTATATATTCAGCTAGCTTCTTGAGATCATAGAACCTTTGTATTAGCATTAGCATAAGTTTGTTTTGGTGGTGAGAGTTATATGTACTTAGCTTCTTGAATATTGTTTCAGCCCACATAAATCTTgtatattattcatgttatatATTGgaaatattacttttttgtcCTCTATAAAGTTTTCATTTTATTAGAGCTTGTGTGGTACaacactattttttaaaaaaaatttgataatatatattttgaaagtatatatatatatatattggtactatatattttaaaagttcaagAGCAagttgtcaaacaaaaaaaaagtgcaatttattgtttaaaaaaaagggtcaggattagtaaaaaaaaaaaaaaaacaatacaggACATACAATAGCGTTTTTTACACGAGCGCTGTTAAATGTTAGCCCAGACAACGAATTATAATTGCGTTTTATAAACGCGGGCGCtattatagattatatataACAGCGCTTTTACAAAAAAGCGCTATCGAAACTCGTCTCCGAAAACGTCTTTGGTCGCGCGCAGGAAGATACAAGATCGCTTTTTGGAAAACCAGATATTAAAAGTACATATTTGATAGCGTTTTTAAACGCTATTATAGGCACCCAGACCTATAATAGCGGATTCAGTCATAGCGTTTTTAAGCgatgttaaaagttaaaaaaaatgctattaaaCACCTATTTTTGTAGTAGTGTAATAACCTCAAATGGATTATTCTTTCTAATTTCACAAAATTCCAACTTCAACAATTTAAACTTCTTCAGTTCTGTAATTTGGTTTGGCAATTCATTGACTTTGCATGTATCCAAATCAAGAGTCTCAAGTCTCTGTAGTTTTCCCAAAATAGAGATATCACCTAAATCAACATGATCAAACGACATAGATCGAATATTTGTCAATAACTGAATTGCAGGTGGTAATGATAAAGATTGGCTGAAATGAATGCctgaaaaattcaaaacacgGAGCCTGATAACATTTTCAAAGAAAGAATCTGGTACTTTTATACATTTATCCTCTTCTTCTCTATCCACCTTGACAATTAAAGTCTCAAGTTTCAAGCTATCAAATTCCAAGGAAAATAAATCCTTGCACTTCCCTTCACATaataaatatttgatatttgtcTGCTTTTCAACCAATGACTTTTGCTTTTCATCAAACAATTTTACACATTGAATCTCTTTGTTCGCTATCCATTGAGCTGCTTCTCGGACCAAATCATGCAGTTTTAGACATTTTTCACCGTCCTCCAACAACAAACAAGAATCTACGAGCTTGTCTTTGGCTAGAACTACTAGGTTTCGAGCATCATCGTAGCTACCATAATCTTCCCCCAAAAGGCCCACACCTATGCAAAGTCTTGTTATAACTTCAATagaattttcttcatcttctcggAAAACCGAACATAAGAGAAACAACCCCTTGGCTTTTTCATCCTTCAAATTATCATAGCTAATCTTCAACAAGTTATAAATTCCAACCTTATCATCATCAACACCATGCATGGATACAGGCTTCTTCAAGGATTTCAATGTCACATCCCATTTGTGCTCTCGATGTTGGTGGCCCTTTAAGCTACTGGCGATAACTGAAATTGCAACAGGTAATCGTTTGCATTCCTTTGCAATTTTACGTCCCTTATCGATCAATTTTTGAGAGGTGCTATCACTTATCTTGGCATACATTTTGAACATGATCCACGCTTCTTCTTCTGATAAAAGACCCAATTCAATTATCTTATCACAGTCCATGTTGTTGAAAGTTTCTTGATTACGCGAGGTTACAAGAACTCTACAACCTTTGTGTGTGTCTTGTTTTGGAATTCCTATTGCATCAAAATCAAGAGGCAGGCCTCGATCCCACACATCATCCAGTATCACAAGAATTTTGTCACCATTTGTTAATCTACTCCATAGTTTTTTGGGTCGGTCTGGTTCATTACAACCCCCCCATTCCAGTCTTAAAGATCCAGCAATAtcatcttgaattttttttatatcaggAGTAAATGACACGGTCGTATCAACGACATAAGCAAATATTTCAGATTGCTTTATATTGCTTAACAATGCATGTGAAGCAAAATACATAACGTGCTTCTGCTATTGCGCCATCAATCAATTTGTCCACATATTTCTTCACCAAATCACAGAGGAAACTTGCCATCTAAATCAATTTCAAGAAAACAAAGTCAGGCATATATAGAATGAAAGGTATTAGGATCAATATAAATAATGATTCACTACAACTGTACTAGTATTAGTcttgatttgaaattgaaacGGTTCAAATTGCATATATAACACATGGGAGGAGTTATATCAACCTCTTCCAAAAAGTTCACCATTAAGGAAAGTTTTATTGACATTTAGGTGAAATATACTCAATGTGGAACTTATTCGTTCATACATGAAATCGAacactaaaaaaatagtaaatagtTAGCATGAATATTTGTATACCTCGTTTTCCGTATTTTCAATGCATAAGTTTTATGAACAGACTTCTTCTTTCACCAATCTACACAAAGAATCATGTAATGTTCAATGCAATTGAAGTTATGCAGTAAAAAAAAGCAGTAGATACCATAATATGTGTATCAGTGTATGTtcaaaaaatagcaaaaaatctaaatatataTTGGGACGAGTCTCGGAGAGGGAGTAGAACATAGTCCATTCTTATGATGCACGAGACCGACTATTATAGAGAAAGATATCAAATTTGCTCCTATTATAATTTTACTTGCTctgttttaaattaataaaatataaataaaaatcacatctattactaatatattaaaatcagtTACCACCAATGTTATTAATTTATCCCTATTAGTTTTAACCACATTGCAAGTTTTATAcgcttcattgtaatttcactaaaataaaaataaataaaaaatataaaaagataatatgcttaaaaataggaataaaatagattatagatagaaacaaaacataacaatctatacataaaaataggaaggaaaaaaaacaattattaataataataataatataataaagttaattagtatcaaacttaaATTATCCGAAATATTCcttataaaatttctaatttttgattaaaaatatacacgggacaattatttgtcactaaatcataaaaaattggataaataagtttaagagaaataattaacacaataatttcagttatattttaacaatattatattatataacatctataaaaaaatattatataccaaatttttaaatatttaatttaatatttttttacattaatatagTGACACACTCAAATATTGTATAAAAATCAGTGGACCCGTGCCCGATCGAATGCACgtgtctttaaactagtttattaagaaaataaaaagctaATAATTTGGagtatatttttatgtgtttttttttaaataggttttatagaaagataaaaaagataagaaagagagtaaattaaatcaGTGGACCCGTGCCCGagcgaatgcacgggtctttaaactagtttattaagaaaataaaaacctaatAATTTGGagtatatttttatgtgtttttttttaaaataggttttataaaaagataagagagtaaattaaatgcaatttataTTTACTCTTATGagaactagcgggccaggcaggcgcgttccgcgtctgcctgtgtctaacttatgtcaaaaacAATATGCCGTATGTTAtggtcagtttgttaataagagatttttgctgctaaaaaaaaagatgtgtcttatgttatggtaagtttgttaataacatatttttgttggtactaaaaaaatcaaatgtattgttggtattatgaaaagttcacaccaaatttatgtattctctttatatatagttagaagtataaataaataaataaacaaaaaatttcttaaaaaagattaatatttttttcctcttataatttggaacaaaaaagttgattttttttctcttatattttaggacggagtgGGTGCTATTTTAAACCAACATTgtcttcaaaataaaaaaaaataaaaatcaacatTAACTAACAGGGCTTTTGTTTCACGGTTGAAAATTTCACTATCGGGAATAACTTTCCCAAGAAATAATAATAGCCATTTTATTCTCAggtattttaaagaaaatgtgtTTGGTTAGTAAAAATCATATTCCTTTGAGTTATGTAAGAGCGGGTATGTGGgtagttattttaattttattcccATTTTTATGGGAACCTTTTATTCCTATCCTGAGAATGTTTTATTCGTTGGAGTTAATTTCCTAACTTTGTAACAAACTTAGGAGTTTATATTTAAAAGTTTTATATTCctgaaaataaaagttttaacCATAAACAAACACTCCCTATAAaggttaattttgtaaatttgatCCTAAACATACAtaactaattttgttttttaacggAAACACactaatcttatttttttatttttgttaactcCGCTAAACTTTGATCTATCATGGGagttattagtttataaaaaaacctGTTTGGagtagcttatttttgagtttatgcaaacagcttatgtaatttttatgtataattataagtttgtcaaaatagtttaaaataaaatagattataaaaatacaattttcactaacgtgaacttataaaatatatagCCTAAAACCTTGCATAAGGTAATCCAAACGGCAGAGACAcagttaaaaattaaatataattaatacatattaaaatttgtacattttacataataaaatataaatgatattttattaataatggccattaaagttgtttctctttttttgacaaataatggCCATTAAGCTTGTCGTC from Trifolium pratense cultivar HEN17-A07 linkage group LG5, ARS_RC_1.1, whole genome shotgun sequence encodes:
- the LOC123886413 gene encoding disease resistance protein At4g27190-like, which produces MYFASHALLSNIKQSEIFAYVVDTTVSFTPDIKKIQDDIAGSLRLEWGGCNEPDRPKKLWSRLTNGDKILVILDDVWDRGLPLDFDAIGIPKQDTHKGCRVLVTSRNQETFNNMDCDKIIELGLLSEEEAWIMFKMYAKISDSTSQKLIDKGRKIAKECKRLPVAISVIASSLKGHQHREHKWDVTLKSLKKPVSMHGVDDDKVGIYNLLKISYDNLKDEKAKGLFLLCSVFREDEENSIEVITRLCIGVGLLGEDYGSYDDARNLVVLAKDKLVDSCLLLEDGEKCLKLHDLVREAAQWIANKEIQCVKLFDEKQKSLVEKQTNIKYLLCEGKCKDLFSLEFDSLKLETLIVKVDREEEDKCIKVPDSFFENVIRLRVLNFSGIHFSQSLSLPPAIQLLTNIRSMSFDHVDLGDISILGKLQRLETLDLDTCKVNELPNQITELKKFKLLKLEFCEIRKNNPFEVITLLQK